DNA sequence from the Cohnella herbarum genome:
TAAAGGTACCGCCGGACTTGATCGTACCCGGCGTATTCGTCGTGCCGTCCGACTTCGTATACGCGTAGCTACCATCCTTGCCTACCTCATCGAAGACGACGGTGTACTCGAACTCCTTGTTCTTATCGCCGCCGTTGCCCATGACCGTGTTGCCGATCGTCAGTTTGTTGACGGTCCGATCATTGACGAAGTCCGCCTTGTGGTTTCCATCCTTTTCTACGATTCCTTCGTACAAATAAACGTTCGGTGCGGTGACATAGTTGTCGCCGGCATAGCCATCCTGGGTCACCGTATAGGTCAGGCCTTCAATCAGCTTCGGAATTACCAGCGTTTGGCCGTCCTTTAGAACGAAGGTATCGCCGGACTTGATCGAACCGATCGTACCGTCAGGCAGCGTGGTTTTATAACTGCCATCCTTGCCCACCCCGTCAAAGACGATCCTGTACGTAAAGTCTTTGTTCTTGTCCCCGCCGTTGCCAGTCACCAGATTGCTGATCGTCAGCTTGCCCGTGGCAGGCGTAGGGACAACGAGCGGATTATTCGAATCTACCTTGACGCCGTCCACCCAGATCGGCTTACCCGGCGTATTCCCTACATACACCTGGTATACATGGGTGATCGGTAACCGCGTATCCGGATCAATGGCGGTCTCCTTCAATTCGTAATAACCCGGGTCTGGGAAAAGCAGATTGAGTTTGCCGCCTGCATCCGTGGTTCCTTTGGCCGCTTGCGCACCGCTGTCCTTCTTGTAAAGCGTATATTCCACGCCTTGAAGAGAATTGCCGTAAGGGTCCACTTTTTTCAGCGGCAGCAAAGCATTGGAGCTGGACGCACCTGCTACGTCCGCGCTATCCAGCGTGCTCTCGCTTCTGGCGCTGACCGATTTCAGCTTGTCGTCGCCCATCAGCTTGACCTCGTTGCCCATCTTGTCGCCAGCTCTCGCTTTGGAAGGGTCAACCTCGGTCTGGTATACGAACTGATAGAACTTATTCGGATCGGTCAAAGTGAATTTCAGAACTGTCGTACCGCCGTCGCCCGGTTCGGCTTCCGCCTGAACCTCACTATTAGGATCGCTGAGGTTCAGCGCTGCGCCGTCCCTTTCCAGAGCGCCGCTCGCGGTCAGCTTAGCACGGTAGACCGCCATGCTTGGCGCCGTCAGCACGAGCTTGCCGCTACCATCCTTGCGCAGGTTCATACCCGCCCCAATAGTGTCTTGCAAATAAACGCCATTCTCCATGTTATAAGGCGGATAATAATTCACCGTCCATTCCAGCACGCCCTTAAACGGCTTTGTTACCGACTTGCCCAGCGCCTGAACAGGCACGATAACCTTGCGCTGTTCGGTGACGGTCTTCTCCACTCCGCCCCATGTCATATGAAGGTCTGCTTTGTTATACATGACTTGCTTCGTTGTTCCGTTTGTCGTGTATTCCTCTAAGTACTTCTCCAATGCCGAATTGGAAGGCCTTGCCTTCACCAGAATGACGTAAGGACTTTCCAGCTTAGAAAAGGTGAAAGTACCTATGTTTCCGTTAGGAGAGAAGCTGACTACATGGGCATTAGTACCGGGCTCAATAAGTGATATAGCATCGTTTCTAATCCCGTATTCCGTGCCCGGACCATTGCTCGAAGAGCCTTTCCAGAGTTCAAAAGCCTTCCCATCGGAAAACGGAACGAACTCCCAATCCGCCGGCAGAGTATCCACGAGCTTCACATTCGTGATGACTCGGCTACCGCCGTCCTTAGCCATTTCTTCCGTGTTGTATCCCGGCATATTCACCGACAGGCGGAAGGTCACCGTCTTGGTCGTCCGGTCATAGGCAGAAATCGTCCATGCTTCATTGCTATCGTTTCTAATATAGTCGTTAATGTTATTTGTTTTAAAGTCTTCAAGCGTACCATCTGCCTTCAACGGCTTCGATGCAAAGAGCATATCCTTGTTCAGCATACGCAAGTGAAGATTGACGCTGTTTTCTGCCGGTATTACTTTTTCGCCGTCAAAGAGCAACGCCCGATTCTCGCGCGCTTTCTCTACATTGATATCCTGTCTGAAGAGGATGTCCGTGTTGGTCTCCAGTGCACGGAAGCTGAAGGATGCGGCCTTGTCGGTGGTGTATCCGGTCGCTTGGATCAAATCCGCCACCACTTCACCGTTCACTGTCAAAGGAATAGCCTTCAAGGTCAAGGCGTTCGCGCTTTTGAGGGTACCTTTATGATACTGCTTCCAAAGCTGCGCGTTACTTACTCCGGCTTTGATTTTCGCAATCGTTTCCGCGCTCACCTCGCCGGTTGCGTCCACGGCGTTTTTCAGGACGTTCAGATTTCCGCCATGCACCAGCACGTCGTATACCACCGCATTTGGCAAAGCATATTGCGGCGTCAGGCTGACTGTCCACGTGACTCCGCCGAGGCTGAAATCTTCCATCGAAACGGAGCCGCCCTTTGTAAAAGCGTGCGCGCCGATGGCGACGATTGCCTCGTCGGTCACCGCGTTCGGTCTTGTACCGGTTATTACATCGTTGTTCTGTAAGCCGCCGGGAGTATCCAACTTCCAGTTGGCACGAGGGTCGATTCTGAAGTTCGAGCCGCTTTTCACCTTGGACTTAATGATCAGCTGAACTTTACCGTCAATATCCCCGAAGGAGTAAACGCTGTTTCCATCCGGAGTAATCTCTTGTACTGCAGATGGCACGTTGTTCGTCCATGTCTGCCATGTGGCCGAAATAAACTCCAGCCCTGAAGGCAGTACATTAGTAATGGCAAAGTTATTCAAACCTTGTTTGTTATATTGATTCACGACGACTGTCCATGTAATGGTTTCGTTCGGATGGTCGTACGAGGCGGAGGCCTGAATCCAATCCGGGGCAAAAGAAATCTCCTGGCCTGCCTCCGCCAGCTTATCGCTGTCATGTCTCAGTTCCACTTTGCCAAGCATGTCCCGATAGCTGCGACCAAGATTGCTCGGAGGATTCCGATGCTCGTAATAGTAAGCTTCCTTCGGAATCCACGTCTTAAACTCAACCTTCGGATCTACGCCGGTATTCGCCGGGAAAATATAGCTGAGCTTACCGTTGGCGTCGATATCCGGTTCTACCGCTATCTCGTTGACCTTGAAGGAATTAGGCACATAAATGCCGCGGACATTACCAAAACCCGTATTATAAGATGCAGGGTCCGTAAAAAACTTCTTCCCGTCGAGCGGCAGCTTGATCGTTCTATCAAACTCATCGAAAGCAGATACGGTTGACTGCCAAGTAATCGCTCCCTCGACAAGTTGTGCGGCTTGAATTCCGCGATAACTATACTGATCCCACTTGACCATTCCCGGCGAGGTCAATGTGATGCCGTACGCCGCCGTGACGTCAGGGTTTTTGAGCTGGTAAACTCCCCCGAAAATCGTGATCGGCTTTGACTCGCCGTAATTTAATCCTGTCAGGTCCGAATTAGCGGTGGTTTCAAAGCCGAACGTAACCGCTCTTCCAACACCATTGAAAAAACCTTCATCTCCGTCAAATACAATCTTAATGCTGTTCGGAGTAAAATAAACCGAGCCAAGTTTTTTCGAGCCCGTTTCCGTCTGTGCCATTAAAGTCTTAGTATCCGTCGGTAATACCACATCATGGAAGAGTTCTATTCTCTTCAGTTCGATCCAGTCACCCTGTTGAATGTACAGGTTGGGATTGGCATTAGTCGGATTAGAATCATCGCCATTTACCGGCACCTTGAGGCCTTCCGACTTAAGTGTAAATGGCTGTCGGCCCTGGATGGTGCCATTCGGGGCAACAACTGCGTTATTTTGCTTCACTTCCAGCGGAAAGGTTGGATTAGCCCCTAAGAACACCGCAGTTTTATCCGCTGGCACCGCCGCCAACGGCATGATAAGAGCACCCTCCGGGTCACCATACACCGATTCGGTTACCGACGACTCGGGAGCCGTAAATTCGGGCTCTTCCGGCTGATTCGCCGAAGCAGTAAACGTCACAGTCTGCAAAGCCAGCAAAATCGCCAAGCAAAAGGACAACACCGACTTGTACAAGATTCTTTTTCCTCTCACGCTCTAAACAACTCCAATCTATGCTTGAAAATTATTTTGTAAATTTTGTAGATAAAGCTGATGCATCGGTACCGCACTAAATCTCACACAGCCCTTTCTTACTATTATCACTTCATCCTCTCCTTCGCTTTTTCGCCTTCAATAGCCCAAAAATAGACAAAAAACGGCATTATTCCGCAGTTTATTGTCAGTCTACCACCCAAATCTATACAGAATCTGATAAGCTCCCCCCGCTCCAAAAAGGCCGAACAATCCAGTCGTTAACGCTTCACCGGAACAACGAAAAAGGATAATACTTTCTGGAATCGTCAAAAACCCCCGAAGCAACGCTTCGGAGGTTCGATAAGCAAGATCGGATATTGTTCATAGACCAAGCGGATTTTCTGCGAAAGCTAAAACGCCGAGCTCTGTAACGATTCTTCTTAATAAATAAAGACAAACAGCCAAAATGCTAAGGAGACCTTCCTTTAACCGTATAAGCCTCCTTGTTCATCCTATATAGCGGTCATCCATTAGTCCTGTTTATACTTTTCTTTAAGGATACCGGAACCGATTCCTGCGCCGACCATTAAAATCAACGGTCCAAAATTCCATAAAAACTTTCCACCGATCAATGTAATGTCCAGAGGAGTTATTTTGTTCAGAAGGAGGATTCCCAGTTTTACCGCTAGCAGAATAACACCGGCTAAAAACAAAACATCGAAAAATCCTTTTAATCTCGGATAGGCCAACTTCTTGCCATCGCTTATCACCTTCTTGGTCAGCTCCTCATCGCTCCTTAATAATTCATCAATGGTTACGCCGAAGAGATCGCTCACTTTAATAATGATCTCGATGCTCGGATAGTTCTGGCCGTTCTCCCATTTCGAGACGGATTGTCGGCTTACGAAAAGCTTTTCAGCCAATTCTTCTTGGGACCATCCTTTGTTCTTTCGCTCGTTTTTTAACTTCTCTCCGAATATCATTTTCAGCAATCACCTTCCTGCGTTCTATACCCGATTATGGTTATACCCGCCTTGAAAAGTAAAGATAGCTTTGGTTGCATTACCCCGCAACCTCAAGTTGCCGTCCCTATCCTATCCCTTTATTGCTCTACTTCAAACAAAGTTGTATCCAACGCCCGGATATAAGGCGTCCATTCTCCTGTCGCATACAGCAGAAGACGATGCATCGCTCGCGTGCATGCGGTGTAGAAGAGCTTGCGTTCGCTTTCCCGGTTGTAGGCTTGAGAAGAAGCATCGTAGATCAGCACGGCGTCGAACTCGA
Encoded proteins:
- a CDS encoding helix-turn-helix domain-containing protein, whose amino-acid sequence is MIFGEKLKNERKNKGWSQEELAEKLFVSRQSVSKWENGQNYPSIEIIIKVSDLFGVTIDELLRSDEELTKKVISDGKKLAYPRLKGFFDVLFLAGVILLAVKLGILLLNKITPLDITLIGGKFLWNFGPLILMVGAGIGSGILKEKYKQD
- a CDS encoding DUF7601 domain-containing protein; this translates as MRGKRILYKSVLSFCLAILLALQTVTFTASANQPEEPEFTAPESSVTESVYGDPEGALIMPLAAVPADKTAVFLGANPTFPLEVKQNNAVVAPNGTIQGRQPFTLKSEGLKVPVNGDDSNPTNANPNLYIQQGDWIELKRIELFHDVVLPTDTKTLMAQTETGSKKLGSVYFTPNSIKIVFDGDEGFFNGVGRAVTFGFETTANSDLTGLNYGESKPITIFGGVYQLKNPDVTAAYGITLTSPGMVKWDQYSYRGIQAAQLVEGAITWQSTVSAFDEFDRTIKLPLDGKKFFTDPASYNTGFGNVRGIYVPNSFKVNEIAVEPDIDANGKLSYIFPANTGVDPKVEFKTWIPKEAYYYEHRNPPSNLGRSYRDMLGKVELRHDSDKLAEAGQEISFAPDWIQASASYDHPNETITWTVVVNQYNKQGLNNFAITNVLPSGLEFISATWQTWTNNVPSAVQEITPDGNSVYSFGDIDGKVQLIIKSKVKSGSNFRIDPRANWKLDTPGGLQNNDVITGTRPNAVTDEAIVAIGAHAFTKGGSVSMEDFSLGGVTWTVSLTPQYALPNAVVYDVLVHGGNLNVLKNAVDATGEVSAETIAKIKAGVSNAQLWKQYHKGTLKSANALTLKAIPLTVNGEVVADLIQATGYTTDKAASFSFRALETNTDILFRQDINVEKARENRALLFDGEKVIPAENSVNLHLRMLNKDMLFASKPLKADGTLEDFKTNNINDYIRNDSNEAWTISAYDRTTKTVTFRLSVNMPGYNTEEMAKDGGSRVITNVKLVDTLPADWEFVPFSDGKAFELWKGSSSNGPGTEYGIRNDAISLIEPGTNAHVVSFSPNGNIGTFTFSKLESPYVILVKARPSNSALEKYLEEYTTNGTTKQVMYNKADLHMTWGGVEKTVTEQRKVIVPVQALGKSVTKPFKGVLEWTVNYYPPYNMENGVYLQDTIGAGMNLRKDGSGKLVLTAPSMAVYRAKLTASGALERDGAALNLSDPNSEVQAEAEPGDGGTTVLKFTLTDPNKFYQFVYQTEVDPSKARAGDKMGNEVKLMGDDKLKSVSARSESTLDSADVAGASSSNALLPLKKVDPYGNSLQGVEYTLYKKDSGAQAAKGTTDAGGKLNLLFPDPGYYELKETAIDPDTRLPITHVYQVYVGNTPGKPIWVDGVKVDSNNPLVVPTPATGKLTISNLVTGNGGDKNKDFTYRIVFDGVGKDGSYKTTLPDGTIGSIKSGDTFVLKDGQTLVIPKLIEGLTYTVTQDGYAGDNYVTAPNVYLYEGIVEKDGNHKADFVNDRTVNKLTIGNTVMGNGGDKNKEFEYTVVFDEVGKDGSYAYTKSDGTTNTPGTIKSGGTFKLKHGETLEIAGLPKDLKYTVTQNNYEDEEYVTTPKELNYSGVMTGKDEVARFTNVRVVKGGLLIGNTVKGKDDDKNKLFKYTITFTGEGATEFYSYEKSDGSISTIASGDTFELTDGQTFLVQGLPTYLQYKVTQNDYTEDGYVTDPVSLVRTGTIPEKTVAEARFVNTRPYLEGVLRDNNTGEVIRNASITVTDVKTGEKQTIQTDENGEYSVPAKADTDYTITYTKVYQVGGQDVPIEFTQKANVDGGVTDETVPADITAVGIVMFKQSDRTIALFDNSFTSHMYIYLKDENGNYIQENGHPKAFPMGPNGTFSVEGLSEQKYTMEVRYKADTGEELLFKVTQLDVKANGELNISEELVDPYGTVYDAIKGITTGQIEGAKVTLYYADTPRNRANGRIPGTKVTLPPVPNFPPHDNMSPEQDSDANGFYAYMVFPETDYYLIVTMPGYDTYTSPMISVDFDIVRHDVPMQPSSRGGNPPVDNLPGGNPPDGEDNETDGGNQPGGDNNGTDNGNQPGGDNNGTDNGNPPGGGDNGTDNGNPPDGNNGNGDGDGIDARPPEDDDLDDVPKTGDSGASSTFYMALALMALIGLRIAMPFRKKKIN